AATTGACAAGCTAGGAGGAACAAAAATGGCTTTCGATTATGATTTAGATTTTGAGACAATCAATTTTCGTGAACGTCCTGAACTTTATCGAGTGGGTAGAGGAGAACAGGGTGTATTATTAGTGGAACCATATAAAAGCGAAATTCTTCCCCATTGGCGTTTCAAAACACCGGAGATTGCCAAAGAATCATCTGAAAAGATTTACCAGATGTTTTTAGATTATAAAGAAAAGGATGACTTCGTAGGAATGGATATGGCAAGAAAATTTATTCAAATGGGGTATACGCGGTCTCGTCGTTATGCCAATCATAAAAGTGGTAGAAAGTACGATAAAGACGGAAAAGTAAAGGAACGCGAACTTGATCCAGAGAAAGCAGAATCAGCTGCTATTTTCATGATCAAATGGAAAACAGTAAGGGAAGATGAAGATTATTTGAAGCTTAAAAAAGCCCATCAAAAGAAATATGGTTGAGAATTTAAAATTAGAATAGTTAAAAAAAGTTGCAAGTCTGTTGAGCTTATCTGCGGTCACTTTGATAGCTGCTTGTTCTATTAATGACGAATTAAGCGATATTCCGGAAGAATCAAAAATAGCCGAGACTCCTACTTATAAAGTAGGAAATAAAATGGAGGTTTGAACTGATCGTATGGAAGGTGCTACTGATACTATAGAAGCTTCAGAAAAATTCACAGTCTACAAGATGTAAGTTGCTAAAACAGCAGCTTACATCTTGTTTTATTTTGAGAATCTAGTGTTCCTTTGTACATAATTATATTTTTCTTCTGATTACTTTCCATCGAATCTGAGGATTGATTAGTATCTATTACAGCCTGTCCACAGCAAGAAAGATAACCTCTTGTCTGAATGATATATAGTAATTTTTTTGAAATGTTGATTATTTTACGAGAAATCAACTTAAAAGAACGCTAAGTCAATAATCGTTGAGTTTATCCCACACTATATAAAAATGAAGAGTATAACTTATAGATAATTGTTTTAGAAGTATTTTGAAAAAAATGAAATGAAAGGGCTTGCACTTCTGAAGTAGAAATGATAGAGTAATCATTGTATTTGCGTATTTGCAAATCATTTGCGTATTTGCAATGAAATATACATTTATTGTTTGGATACCAACAATAAAAAATTAATGGAGGAGAAAAAATGAGGCAAAAGATTGGAAGGGTTTTACTTGTTTTAATGTTGATGCTGAGTTCATTTAATTTTGCTGCTTTAGTTCATGGGGAAGAAAATAAGAAACGCTATGATATTGTTGATGTTTGGGCAAGTGGCGATGATGGAAACGTTATTGAAAATACACTAGATAATATTAGTAGTACAAGATGGGCTTCTAAAGCAGATAAAGAACCCCAATGGGCTGTTTATGACCTTGGAGAAGAAAAGAATGTGGCAAAGGTCGGTATCTCGTTTAATAATGGAGATGTAAGACGTACCATCTTTGATATTGAAGTATCTAATGATAAAAAAGAATGGGTGAAACTACTCGATCAAACATCTACTCCTGAAGAAAAAGCTACAAACGATTTGGTTGGATTTGATGTTAAAGATACAACTGCTCGTTATGTTAGATTTACAGGATATGGTTATGAATTTTATGATGAATCAAAAGGTTCTGGAGATTGGATTAGTATTTTTGACTTCCATATT
The Jeotgalibaca sp. MA1X17-3 genome window above contains:
- a CDS encoding DUF4385 domain-containing protein: MAFDYDLDFETINFRERPELYRVGRGEQGVLLVEPYKSEILPHWRFKTPEIAKESSEKIYQMFLDYKEKDDFVGMDMARKFIQMGYTRSRRYANHKSGRKYDKDGKVKERELDPEKAESAAIFMIKWKTVREDEDYLKLKKAHQKKYG